Below is a window of Deltaproteobacteria bacterium DNA.
AGATGTATGTATTGTTTCAGATGAGACTTTCACTAAACCTGGCCAAAGTGGCGAGCGTCCTTTTTCCATCCAGACACCAATAGGACCTTATAGTTTTTCCGGCAAGCTAATTTCGCTCATATGGGCAATTGAGGTAATAGCCGAGCCAGACCTGGGAACCGAACGCCTGGAGATAAGTATATCGCCTAATGGCAAAGAGATCGCCCTGTGAGAGCAAGAGACAACCCATTTTCGACTGACCGTCTGGAGCAACTCAACTATCACTTCCAAAGTGATAGTTGGGATGATGTCATCTCGCGACTTAAATCTATTGGAACCTGTTCGGCCGTAGTAGGGCAGGAGGGCTCGGGAAAGACTTTGTTCCTTGAACAATTGGCCTTACAGCTTAAACAACGTGGTTTTGACGCAAAGCTATTTCGCATTGGTAAGTCAGAGAAATTACTTATAAGTGACTCTGCGTTACAGGAGAATTGCTATGTATTGGTAGATGACGCCGATCTTCTCGGTCATTGTTTTATGCAGTTACTAAGGTACAGAACTAGACAGACGGCCGGACTAATAATTAGCTCTCATAAGGCCCGCAGAACTATACCGACGCTAATCAGCTGTCAAACTAGCGCGGAGCTACTTTATCTACTGGTGAATAATCTGCTGGAAAAACACAACGCCATAAGGTTTAGCGAAATCTCCAACATCTATAAGCGAAACTGTGGGAATATTAGACTAGCTCTTTTAGAGCTCTACGCCTTATGTTCAAGCAGCAATTATGACACTTCCTCGGGCTGGCCACAGCCGCTAGTGTAATTTTGGCTCAGGCTACTCCTAATGTTCTATCCACTGCGCTCGCTCATTTCTCCGCGAACGTCAGGAAACCGTATTCCACTAGTTTTGGAAGCGAGACGCTATGAGCTTGCAAGCTCAAGCTCCGCCACGCGCTTGTAGTGGTGGTTTTTATCTCCATAACACGACGCTAGTGTTATGGCTCTCCTTAGAAATAAGTGCAAATCGTATTCATATGTAAAGCCAATACCGCCGTGAATCTGAATAGCGCGCTCAGCAACTTTAGGGGCTATTTCGCTAGCGTAGGCCTTTATAGCAGCAGCACTTTGGGAAAATTGCGCCTTGTCACCGGCCCGGCTCCAGGCGGCAAAATGCAATAGGGTTGTGGCGCTCTGAAGTTCTAGATGCATATCCGCTAGCTTATGGCTTATTGCCTGGAAACTGCCTATGGGTTTTGAAAATTGCTTGCGAGTCTTGGCATATTCGACGGACATGTCTAAAGCAGTTTGTCCAACTCCAAGCATTTCGGCACTGGCTAAAATGGCTATGCAGTCGCTTAACTCCTGCCATGCAGCATCGGGAACTATGTTGGTCGACAGGAGTTCAGCTTCGGTGTCTTTAAAATTCAAGCGATAATAACAGCGAACGAGATCAAAAGAGGGTTGTCTTATAATTTCTAGATTTTTAAACGTTTCGCGCTTTACCAAAAATAGCGCCTTGTCACAACTATCGATGATTGCCGGCACTAGAATGATGTCTACAACCTCTACCGATGGAACCAACGTTGCGCTGCCACTTAAAAGATATTGCGTCCTCTCCTCATTAGCTTTTTTCTTCCTGGTTTCCTTTATCTTGGCAGATAGTGGCGGCGCGTTGCTCCGCCCAAAAAAATCCTGAAAAGCACCGCTAGCGCGAACTTCACCCTGCCCAATTTTAGGCAATAACTCGGCTCTGCTAAGTTCGTCGCCCATAAGGCTTAAGGGATAAATCCCCAAGGCGACGGTCTCAAATAAGGGAAGGGGAGATAGCACTCTCGCGCTCTCTAGCAGCATTAATTGCGCTGCTACGAGATCGAAGCCCAATCCACCAAAATCTTCTCCTAAACACCCAAGAAAAGCGCCTAACTGAGATAGTTCAGCCCATAAGTTTAAAAACTTCTCGTCGAGCGCCAAGCTCTTTGACGCGCTGTGCGCATCGAAACTCTTTGCTGTGGCGCGAAGCCCATCCTTTACCAATAATTTTTGTAAGGAGCGTCGAAATTCACGTAGCTCCTTGGGAATTAAGAAATCCATAACGGCAAAATTACAATATACCTAGCATGGCTTTTAGCTCATCGGAAGGCTTCCAGGGGGGATCGAAAACCACCTCGACATTGCATATTTCCACTCCCTCAAGGGTTAAAATTTTTTGCCGAACGTCATCTACTAGTTCTGGGCCCAAAGGACAGGCTACCGACGTAAACGTCATTCTAATGTCAACGGCAGAGCCGTTTATGTCAATGTCGTATATTAGGCCAAGAGTCCACACATCAATGTAAAGCTCGGGATCCATAACAGTTTTTAATGCTTCTACGACATCCTCTCTTGCTGTCATTTTAAGACTCGCTCCTTTGTGAAAACTTACGAGAGACTAGAGCTAACTTTTCCGCCAGTGGAAAATAATTTCATTTCGAGTTGTTCGCATATTATGTGAACTATTGCGATATGTGCCTCTTGGATATGTGCAGTGATGTCTGATTGAACGACTACAGAGAGGTTTGCTATGTCTCTCGCCTTGCCCCCACCTTTTCCAAGGAGAGCAATGCTCACAGCGCCAATTTCTTTTGCCTTTTCCACTGCCTTAACTATATTAATTGAATTGCCGCTAGTCGAGAAGGCAACAAGCGCATCCTTGCTAGTAACAAATGTTGCAACCTGGCGCTCGAATATTTCATTAAAACTGTAATCGTTAGCCCAGCACGTTATTACTCCCGCATCGCACAAATGGTGCGCCGGAATTCCTGGTCTGTGCATCTTGTAGCGCGCGACGAGTTCTTCGCTTAGATGCATAGCATCGCAAGCCGAGCCACCATTGCCGCAAGAATAAACGCGACCTCCATCTCTGACTGTGTTGACTAAAATCTCTACAGCGCGATTAATAGAACCAACGTGGTCGAGAAGCGACAACTTTACACGAGCAGACTCTTTAATGTGTTCTTCTATTGCTACTTTACTGCTCACCGGCAAGACCGAATTTATGATAAAAATCTGCCGAGAAAAAACTAAGCGGCACTTTTAAACTGTCGCTTAATAACTGTGTCGACTTCTTCGATTAATGAGCCAATGCAATATGCCCAAACGTATTGCCCCGCACGTGGGCCGGTCAATACTTCAGCTATTCCATCGCGATCTTCAATTCTGTTCTTTATAAACAACTGTTTGCCATCCGTTAAGAGAATCATGTCTCGTGGATTCTCGTGTAGTTTTGGCAAGCGTTTTCTCAAATACGAAATGCCACGTCGAAAGCGATTTACCGGCAAACCTTCGCGCTTCATGCGAAATAGCCAAGAGAGTAAAATGACGTCGGCATAGCTGTAGCAATTGCGGCCGCGTTGCTGAGTTCTTCCCGAGGCCACTACCAACTCCGTGCGTGAGTAGTAGTTTAAGAGAGCGAGGCCTATTTTTTCTGAGCCCCCGAGCATTCCGCGCAATATGGATTGAACTTCTTTAGCAGTAAATTCTCTCTCGATTTGTTTTACTTTATCCCGTGTTTCCATATATAAAAGCTCAATCCTTTGGCGTATGTCCGTTCCAAAAAGTAAAATATTTAACTTGCTTTTTGGAACGAGCATTTTTTGTTTGTTGGCAAGTGCTTACGCATTTGCTTGTCATGCCGTTTCCAAAAATATTTATGGTAAACGGTATAACTACCTGAAACAACTTATAATTATTGCACAGAGCATATTTGCATGTTATATGAATGTCAATATATTAAGTGACTTGAACTAAACAGTTTTTGATGAAAGCTCTAGTCGTTTGTTTCCCTTACATTTTTTGCCTTTTAATAGCACAAGAAGCCTGTATGTCTCATGAAAAAGTGAATGGCGCCTCTCCGCATGAAATGGATCTCAGGACTCTAACTGAAGGTGGTTACGGTCCTTTTATCAGCCAAGGTTTAGATAGGCCTCAGCTTACTAATCAGGAAGTTTTAAAGGCGATGTCGCGCGTCGCTAGGCATCTATTTGTGCCAAGCGAGGTTTCTCGTTTTGCCTACGAAGATAGAGCGCTGGCAATTGGGAAAAGACAAACCATATCGCAACCCTACATCGTTGCGCTCATGACTCAAGAGGCTGGAATATCTCAGGGAAGCAAGGTTTTGGAGATAGGTACGGGAAGTGGGTTTCAGGCGGCAGTATTAGCAGAACTCGGGGCGCGAGTTTTTAGTGTCGAAATAATTTCTTCCCTAGCTGATGAGGCGAAAGAGAGGCTGGAGCGATTAGGGTATGTAAATGTAACCGTTAGGCAAGGAGATGGCTGGAAAGGATGGGAAGAGGAAGCGCCATTCGATGCGATATTAGTAACGGCTGCTGCCCCTAGGCCACCGCGCGAACTCATTTCGCAATTGGCAAACGGAGGGAAGATGGTAATTCCCATAGAAGATGAAAATACTGATGGGGAAATCCTCATGGTAATAGAGAAGCGGGGAGATGATTTAATAACGCGCGATCTGGGATTAGTTCGCTTCGTGCCAATTACTGGAACTGCTCGCGAGCGCGAAGAAAATAAGCAAAGCTCGGACAGCGATGACGACGATAATGATGCTAATGATGAATAGATGCAGTCTATAAGATTATCGCGTTACTAAAAATCGATAGGAATTCGATCTTGTGTTGGCATAAACGTTCTCTTATCGTTTTCTGCCACTATTAGTGTCTCGTTTTTGCCGCCCCACTTGTGGGGTACTATTTCTGAATTAAAGGGGAAACGTCCTTCGTCGTTCGGATCGTACGTTCTACTCGTAATGTAAAACAGATGCGCCTGTTCGCTTAAAACTTTGCATCCGTGAAGAACCCCAGTGGGAATTCGCACGACGGCAGTCAATGCCTGGGGGTCTAGCGAATTTTCTCCCAGTTTAAATTCAAGCTTCTTTTTAAACGTTGGGCTCTCTTCTCTAAGATCATATAGAACTGTGTGAATTACTCCTAAACCCACGTACCACCAATCTACTTGCCTATGATGAAAGTGCCAAGCCTTGACGGTATCTTTGCCCATTTTGCTATGACTCCATTGGCCAAAGCCCTCGCGAAAAAAATCATCAGAAACTCGCACCACCTCCCTAAAGAAACCGCGATCATCGGGAAAGGTTTTTAAATCTTTAAATTGCACATCGCAAATTAAATTTTTATCTAATTTAGTCTCATCGATAGAAAGGATCATGTTAATCGGCAAATAAAATGTTACAATCTTTAAGGGCATGTTTCTTGACATGTCCTTAATCGGTTATTGAGCAAAATGTGGCCAAAATCTACGAAAACATTTTTGCGTTGGCAATAGGCGATTATTAAAATGCTAAAAAGGCAGCTTTCTAGGGTAATGTTATGATTTCGCTTAAAGAACTATCGGGTAAGAAATTTGGAAAAGTTAAATATTGTCCTCTTCAAGGGCTTGAAGATTTGGGGGTTGGAAGCATATCCCGTTTGCCATTTAGCATTCGCATTTTACTGGAGTCGGTTCTGAGAAATTGCGATGGCTTTGTCTTTACCGAAGAGCATGTAAAAACCCTTGCAGGATGGAAGCCTCTAAGCGAGAAGCGTCCAGAAATGCCATATAAGCCAGCAAGAGTTGTGTTACAGGATTTTACTGGAGTTCCAGCTATTGTAGACTTGGCTGCTATGCGCGACGCCATGAAGCGCCTTGGGGGCAATCCAGCAAAGATTAACCCTCTCGTTCGTTGCGATTTGGTAATAGATCATTCAGTGCAAGTCGATTATTTCGGGACTAGTGCTGCTTTAGCTAAAAACGAGGAAGTCGAGTTTCAGCGAAATCGTGAAAGATACGAGTTTTTGAAATGGGGACAACTCGCCTTTAGCAATTTGCGGGTGGTTCCGCCCTCGACCGGCATAATACATCAAGTAAATTTGGAGTATTTGTCGGAAGGCATCTATTGGAATAGGCAAGCTAATGTGGTTTATCCGGATAGTTGTGTGGGAACTGATTCGCATACGACGATGGTAAATGGTCTAGGGGTTTTAGCTTGGGGTGTTGGTGGAATTGAGGCTGAAGCAGTGATGCTCGATCAGCCTATTTACATGTTAGTTCCCGACGTCGTCGGCATAAAGTTGCTGGGAGAGATGCCAGATGGCACGACGGCTACCGATTTGGTGCTAGCGATTACAGAGCTTTGTCGCTCTATTGGAGTAGTGGAAAAGTTTGTGGAGTTTTTTGGCCCAGGACTTAACTTCATGAGCGTTGCAGATAGAGCTACAGTTGGCAATATGGCTCCAGAGCAGGGGAGCACTGTTAGTTTTTTTCCCGTTGACGATTTAACATTACAGTACTTGCGCGAATCTAGTCGCAGCGAAGAGTTAGTTGCGCTTACTGAAGCGTATTACAAGAGCCAAGGTTTGTTTCGCGAGGCGAGCACTCCCGATCCCGAATTCTCTAGGGTCGTTGAGTTGGACTTGTCAAGTATTGTGCCATGTGTCGCTGGGCCAAAGCGGCCACAGGATAGAGTGGCATTGAGTAATGTAGCGTCTAGTTACAGGGCGAGCCTTCTTGCTCCTGTTGGTTCCAAAGGCTTTGGCTTGCAGGCAAATGATTTGGAGCGCAAGGGAGTGGTAAAACTTGATAACGAAAGCGAGGAGATATCCCATGGGGCTGTCGTCATTGCTGCTATAACTTCTTGTACCAACACTAGTAATCCCGCATCGATGATAGCGGCGGGTTTAGTAGCTAAAAAAGCTGTAGAAAGGGGGTTAACGGTTAAGCCATACGTAAAAACGTCTCTTGCGCCTGGGTCTACGGTCGTTACGGATTATTTAAAGAAGGCTGGACTTTTAGCCTATTTGGAAAAAATAGGGTTTTTTATCGTAGGGTATGGCTGTACTACTTGCATAGGTAACTCTGGCCCGCTACCCGAAGCGGTTGAAAAGGCTATTGTCGAAAATGATTTAGTAGTTTCTGCTGTGCTTTCGGGCAATCGCAATTTTGAAGGTAGGGTTCATCCACTTACGCGCGCTAATTATTTAGCTTCGCCTCCTTTAGTAGTAGTTTATGCTTTGGCTGGTTCTACTGCTAAGGACGTTACAACGGAACCTATAGGTATTGGCAGCGATGGGAATGCAGTGTATTTGCGCGATATTTGGCCTAGTAGTGCAGAAATTGCAGCGGCCGTGCGTGAAGCGGTGTTGCCAGAGATGTTTAAGAATCGCTACGCAGATGTGTTTAAAGGGTCGGATGCTTGGCAACGAATTGAGACTAAAAGGACCGAGCTTTATTCGTGGGATGAAAGTTCTACTTATATACAGGAGCCGCCTTTTTTTACTGAGCTTTCTGCTGATTCTAAGTACATTAAGTCAATTTGCAATGCTAGAGTCCTAGCCTGCTTTGGTGATTCCGTAACGACAGATCACATTTCCCCTGCTGGCTCTATGGCAAAGAACTCTCCAGCGGCAGTTTATTTGAAATCTCTTGGAGTTAAGCCGGAGGAGTATAACAGCTATGGCTCGCGTCGTGGAAACTACAAGATAATGATGCGCGGCACGTTTGCTAACGTGAGGATAAAAAACGCCTTAGTCCCAGGCGTAGAAGGTAACGTTACAGTGTATCACGACACTGGTGAGCAAATGTCGTTTTTTGACGCTGCCGAGCGTTATAGGGAAAAAGATGTTCCGCTAATTGTTTTGGCGGGGAAGGAGTATGGAAGCGGTTCTTCGCGCGACTGGGCAGCTAAAGGGCCATTTTTGCTTGGTGTTAAGGCTGTAATTGCAGAGAGCTATGAGAGGATTCATCGAAGCAATCTAATTGGCATGGGCATTTTGCCGCTTGAATTTATGCCCGGAGAAAATGCAAAAAGCCTGGGATTAAATGGAGATGAAATCTTTGATATAATATTAAATGATTTGATGAAACCTCGGGAGACCATTGCTGTTTTGGCGCGCAGTCCCAAGGGCGGCGAGAAAACTTTTAATACGATAAGTCGCATAGACGCTCCTGTAGAAATACAGTACTACCGCGATGGTGGGATACTTTGTACGGTATTAAAGAATCTGTTAAACCAATGAAGTTTATTTTAGACATATCGGGCGGCATACGGCCTTTACATACATGGCTGATTTTCGCGTCCCGCTAGCTGAGCGCATGCGGCCTAGGACGGTGGATGAAATCCTGGGTCAGGATGAAGCCATAGGTCCGAATTCAGTTTTTGGCCAAATCATTCGCAGCAAAGATACCAATATTCCTTCGGTAGTTTTGTGGGGGCCACCGGGAGTCGGCAAAACTACAATCGCGCGAGTAATTGCAGAAGAGAGCAATTGCCATTTTGTTCGCCTTTCGGGGGTTTTGGATGGAGTAAAAGAACTTCGCCAGGCGGTTGAAAATGCAGAAGTCTTGCTAGAAAAGACGGGCAAATCGACCGTTGTCCTCGTAGATGAAATTCATCGCTTCAATAAAGCGCAGCAGGATGCCTTCCTGCCACATATTGAATCGGGCTTGCTCACTATAATAGGTCAGACGACTGACAATGTTAGCTTTCGATTGAGAAATGCCCTCTTAAGTCGGTTGCACGTAATTTCGCTTAAAGCACTGTCTGTAAACTGTCTGGAGCAACTAATAGACAGGGCTTTAGTGGATGTCGAGCGAGGTTTAGGAGAGTGGCATCTGCAAATTGAACCTACGGCACGAAATGCTCTAGCTAAATGGAGCATGGGAGACGCTAGGCGGGCCCTCAATGCCATAGAATGGGCTGCGATCCACGCCCGAACTGAAGGAAGGAGCGCGATAACGGCAGAAATGTTGCAGGCCCATTTTAAGATGCAACCAATCTATTTTGACCAAGATGGAGATTACCACTACGACTGCATTTCGGCCTTTATAAAATCCATGCGCGGCTCTGATCCCGAGGCGGCGCTTTACTACATGTTACGCGCTTTAGAGGGGGGCGAGGATCCGCTCTTTATAACTCGTCGCATGATTATCTTTGCCTCGGAAGATGCTAGCTGCGATCCCCGGGCGATACAGCTCGCCTTAGATGTCGATCGAGCGGTCGAGCGAGTTGGTCTACCAGAAGCTAAGATTCCCTTGGCCCAGGGAGCGATCTACTTAGCGTGTTGCTCGAAGTCTAATGCTTCTTATCTGGCATTAAAGGAAATGGAGAAGGTAGTGTCGCAGTATCCGGATT
It encodes the following:
- a CDS encoding acyl-CoA/acyl-ACP dehydrogenase; the encoded protein is MDFLIPKELREFRRSLQKLLVKDGLRATAKSFDAHSASKSLALDEKFLNLWAELSQLGAFLGCLGEDFGGLGFDLVAAQLMLLESARVLSPLPLFETVALGIYPLSLMGDELSRAELLPKIGQGEVRASGAFQDFFGRSNAPPLSAKIKETRKKKANEERTQYLLSGSATLVPSVEVVDIILVPAIIDSCDKALFLVKRETFKNLEIIRQPSFDLVRCYYRLNFKDTEAELLSTNIVPDAAWQELSDCIAILASAEMLGVGQTALDMSVEYAKTRKQFSKPIGSFQAISHKLADMHLELQSATTLLHFAAWSRAGDKAQFSQSAAAIKAYASEIAPKVAERAIQIHGGIGFTYEYDLHLFLRRAITLASCYGDKNHHYKRVAELELASS
- a CDS encoding metal-sulfur cluster assembly factor encodes the protein MTAREDVVEALKTVMDPELYIDVWTLGLIYDIDINGSAVDIRMTFTSVACPLGPELVDDVRQKILTLEGVEICNVEVVFDPPWKPSDELKAMLGIL
- a CDS encoding SIS domain-containing protein, which gives rise to MSSKVAIEEHIKESARVKLSLLDHVGSINRAVEILVNTVRDGGRVYSCGNGGSACDAMHLSEELVARYKMHRPGIPAHHLCDAGVITCWANDYSFNEIFERQVATFVTSKDALVAFSTSGNSINIVKAVEKAKEIGAVSIALLGKGGGKARDIANLSVVVQSDITAHIQEAHIAIVHIICEQLEMKLFSTGGKVSSSLS
- a CDS encoding protein-L-isoaspartate(D-aspartate) O-methyltransferase, with translation MDLRTLTEGGYGPFISQGLDRPQLTNQEVLKAMSRVARHLFVPSEVSRFAYEDRALAIGKRQTISQPYIVALMTQEAGISQGSKVLEIGTGSGFQAAVLAELGARVFSVEIISSLADEAKERLERLGYVNVTVRQGDGWKGWEEEAPFDAILVTAAAPRPPRELISQLANGGKMVIPIEDENTDGEILMVIEKRGDDLITRDLGLVRFVPITGTAREREENKQSSDSDDDDNDANDE
- a CDS encoding dTDP-4-dehydrorhamnose 3,5-epimerase family protein, which gives rise to MPLKIVTFYLPINMILSIDETKLDKNLICDVQFKDLKTFPDDRGFFREVVRVSDDFFREGFGQWSHSKMGKDTVKAWHFHHRQVDWWYVGLGVIHTVLYDLREESPTFKKKLEFKLGENSLDPQALTAVVRIPTGVLHGCKVLSEQAHLFYITSRTYDPNDEGRFPFNSEIVPHKWGGKNETLIVAENDKRTFMPTQDRIPIDF
- the acnA gene encoding aconitate hydratase AcnA, coding for MISLKELSGKKFGKVKYCPLQGLEDLGVGSISRLPFSIRILLESVLRNCDGFVFTEEHVKTLAGWKPLSEKRPEMPYKPARVVLQDFTGVPAIVDLAAMRDAMKRLGGNPAKINPLVRCDLVIDHSVQVDYFGTSAALAKNEEVEFQRNRERYEFLKWGQLAFSNLRVVPPSTGIIHQVNLEYLSEGIYWNRQANVVYPDSCVGTDSHTTMVNGLGVLAWGVGGIEAEAVMLDQPIYMLVPDVVGIKLLGEMPDGTTATDLVLAITELCRSIGVVEKFVEFFGPGLNFMSVADRATVGNMAPEQGSTVSFFPVDDLTLQYLRESSRSEELVALTEAYYKSQGLFREASTPDPEFSRVVELDLSSIVPCVAGPKRPQDRVALSNVASSYRASLLAPVGSKGFGLQANDLERKGVVKLDNESEEISHGAVVIAAITSCTNTSNPASMIAAGLVAKKAVERGLTVKPYVKTSLAPGSTVVTDYLKKAGLLAYLEKIGFFIVGYGCTTCIGNSGPLPEAVEKAIVENDLVVSAVLSGNRNFEGRVHPLTRANYLASPPLVVVYALAGSTAKDVTTEPIGIGSDGNAVYLRDIWPSSAEIAAAVREAVLPEMFKNRYADVFKGSDAWQRIETKRTELYSWDESSTYIQEPPFFTELSADSKYIKSICNARVLACFGDSVTTDHISPAGSMAKNSPAAVYLKSLGVKPEEYNSYGSRRGNYKIMMRGTFANVRIKNALVPGVEGNVTVYHDTGEQMSFFDAAERYREKDVPLIVLAGKEYGSGSSRDWAAKGPFLLGVKAVIAESYERIHRSNLIGMGILPLEFMPGENAKSLGLNGDEIFDIILNDLMKPRETIAVLARSPKGGEKTFNTISRIDAPVEIQYYRDGGILCTVLKNLLNQ
- a CDS encoding replication-associated recombination protein A → MADFRVPLAERMRPRTVDEILGQDEAIGPNSVFGQIIRSKDTNIPSVVLWGPPGVGKTTIARVIAEESNCHFVRLSGVLDGVKELRQAVENAEVLLEKTGKSTVVLVDEIHRFNKAQQDAFLPHIESGLLTIIGQTTDNVSFRLRNALLSRLHVISLKALSVNCLEQLIDRALVDVERGLGEWHLQIEPTARNALAKWSMGDARRALNAIEWAAIHARTEGRSAITAEMLQAHFKMQPIYFDQDGDYHYDCISAFIKSMRGSDPEAALYYMLRALEGGEDPLFITRRMIIFASEDASCDPRAIQLALDVDRAVERVGLPEAKIPLAQGAIYLACCSKSNASYLALKEMEKVVSQYPDLEIPERLCNAPTELMREMGHSVGYKYPHDYPEGFVAERYLPKEIGDLRVYEPTDRGLDVKIKERLSHYRQLIEAVKRR